A section of the Chryseobacterium scophthalmum genome encodes:
- a CDS encoding winged helix-turn-helix domain-containing protein → MTLEDLQKVTLESQGLLHTSPFGKGKKAVLNALEHLGYLQIDTLSIVERAHHHTLWTRIPDYKTEHLDELIKERKVFEYWFHAASYLPMRDFRFSLPQMLDVKQNEKHYYNAEPKVMQYVMDTIRAEGPKKARDFENESKKPGSWWNWKPTKIALERLFLQGDLMVSERKGMQKTYDIPERVLPKDIDLTVPSPFEFADYLVKTYLRAYGFTTVKQITHLKTGETIRKNVNEVLHSMLEQGIIQKVEIQDCPTIFIQKDLIEKEIKKSDINSRILSPFDNSIIHRERIKHFFNFDYRIECYTPKEKRQYGYFCLPILFGNQLIGRVDCKAHRKEKQLEIIHLYIENQNLDIESWAKGFMESIKHFATFNGCESIQLNQVSPSNLINRLKQEM, encoded by the coding sequence TTGACATTAGAAGACCTACAAAAAGTAACATTAGAAAGTCAAGGCTTACTACACACATCGCCATTCGGAAAAGGAAAGAAGGCGGTGCTAAATGCGTTAGAACATTTAGGCTACTTGCAAATAGACACTTTATCTATCGTTGAACGTGCGCATCATCATACACTTTGGACAAGAATTCCAGATTATAAAACGGAACATTTAGATGAACTTATAAAAGAGCGCAAAGTTTTTGAATATTGGTTTCACGCTGCTTCATACCTTCCGATGCGAGATTTTCGTTTCTCTTTGCCACAAATGTTGGATGTAAAACAAAATGAGAAACATTATTACAATGCAGAACCTAAAGTGATGCAATATGTAATGGATACCATTCGTGCAGAAGGGCCGAAAAAAGCAAGAGATTTTGAAAATGAATCTAAGAAACCGGGCAGTTGGTGGAATTGGAAACCTACAAAAATTGCTTTGGAAAGACTTTTTTTACAAGGAGATCTAATGGTCTCGGAGCGTAAAGGAATGCAAAAAACATATGACATTCCCGAAAGAGTTTTGCCTAAAGATATTGATTTGACTGTGCCAAGTCCTTTTGAATTTGCTGATTATTTAGTAAAAACCTATCTGCGAGCTTACGGATTTACAACCGTCAAACAAATTACACATCTTAAAACGGGAGAAACAATAAGAAAAAATGTAAATGAAGTTTTGCATTCAATGCTTGAGCAAGGAATCATACAAAAAGTAGAAATTCAAGATTGTCCCACTATTTTTATCCAAAAAGACTTAATCGAAAAGGAGATCAAAAAAAGTGATATAAATAGTAGAATTTTATCCCCGTTTGATAATTCGATCATTCATCGTGAACGCATTAAGCATTTTTTCAACTTCGATTATCGGATAGAATGCTATACTCCTAAAGAGAAAAGGCAATACGGTTATTTCTGTTTACCCATCTTATTTGGCAACCAGTTGATAGGCAGAGTAGATTGCAAAGCTCATAGAAAAGAAAAACAATTGGAAATTATTCATCTTTACATAGAAAATCAAAATCTCGATATTGAATCGTGGGCAAAAGGTTTTATGGAATCTATAAAACATTTTGCAACTTTTAACGGTTGTGAATCTATTCAGCTAAACCAAGTAAGCCCATCCAACTTGATAAACAGACTAAAACAAGAAATGTAA
- a CDS encoding nuclear transport factor 2 family protein — MINKLIFAMGFLMAIAVFGQKKDDTQAVTDAAEKLRLAMVSGEKSVLESLIVQELTYGHSGGHIDDAKEFVEKLVSKKSDFLTIDITNQNVSIVGNTAIVRHHFYATTADLGKAPGDVTLDILLVWTKIKKDWKLLARQAVKSDKKK; from the coding sequence ATGATTAACAAATTAATTTTTGCCATGGGTTTTCTGATGGCAATTGCTGTTTTCGGGCAGAAAAAAGATGATACTCAAGCCGTAACAGATGCAGCAGAAAAACTGAGATTGGCGATGGTAAGTGGTGAAAAGTCAGTGTTAGAATCATTGATTGTACAGGAATTGACTTACGGGCATTCAGGAGGGCATATTGATGATGCGAAAGAATTTGTAGAAAAATTAGTCAGCAAAAAATCAGATTTTTTAACCATTGATATTACTAATCAAAACGTCAGTATCGTTGGAAATACAGCAATTGTTCGTCACCATTTTTATGCTACGACTGCTGATCTCGGAAAAGCTCCGGGAGATGTGACTTTGGATATTTTACTGGTTTGGACGAAAATTAAAAAAGACTGGAAATTGCTGGCGAGACAGGCTGTGAAATCGGATAAAAAGAAATAA
- a CDS encoding GntR family transcriptional regulator produces the protein MSETLEININENSRVPKYKQIVDSILNGIDGGQIKIGEKIPSINELSESCFLSRDTVEKAYKELRKRQIIESVKGKGYYISRINKNDIINIFFLINKPSTYKMMIYNYFVNAIGTKGNVEMYIYHCDETLFINALQKNLGGFDYYVIMPHFRDEQSKHTSSTQGAIEMIEKIPKNKLLMLDNTKPNISGEYGSIFQDFEHDIYNALKEGLEKIKKYEKIILVYPNKSIHPYPFRIVRGFEKFCEDFKLDYEILDEIYPDMELQDKDIFITIRERDLVNLVKQIRQKNLELGKDIGIISYNETPLKELLGITVITTDFKAMAESAAYMVLKNKKEQVNNVFKYIERDSL, from the coding sequence ATGTCTGAAACACTAGAAATTAACATTAATGAAAACTCAAGAGTTCCGAAATACAAGCAGATTGTAGACTCTATTCTGAACGGAATTGATGGCGGACAAATCAAAATTGGAGAAAAAATACCTTCTATCAATGAGCTTAGCGAATCTTGTTTTCTGTCGAGAGATACGGTAGAAAAAGCCTACAAAGAGCTTCGTAAAAGGCAAATTATTGAGTCTGTAAAAGGTAAAGGATATTACATTTCGCGTATCAATAAAAATGATATTATTAATATTTTCTTTCTGATCAACAAACCGAGTACTTATAAAATGATGATCTATAATTATTTCGTCAATGCAATCGGTACCAAAGGCAATGTTGAGATGTATATTTATCATTGTGATGAAACACTTTTCATCAATGCTTTACAAAAAAATCTCGGCGGTTTTGATTACTATGTTATTATGCCTCATTTTCGTGATGAGCAGTCGAAACACACCAGTTCTACGCAAGGCGCAATCGAAATGATTGAAAAAATCCCGAAGAATAAATTGTTGATGCTTGATAATACGAAACCTAATATTTCAGGAGAATACGGTTCTATTTTTCAGGATTTCGAGCATGATATTTACAACGCATTAAAGGAAGGCTTAGAGAAAATAAAAAAATACGAGAAAATTATTTTGGTTTATCCGAATAAATCGATTCACCCTTATCCTTTCCGTATCGTGCGTGGTTTTGAAAAATTTTGTGAGGATTTTAAACTGGATTACGAAATTTTAGATGAAATTTATCCCGACATGGAACTTCAGGATAAAGATATATTTATAACCATCAGAGAGCGTGATCTGGTGAATTTGGTGAAACAAATCAGACAAAAAAATCTTGAATTAGGAAAAGACATCGGAATTATTTCCTACAATGAAACTCCCTTGAAAGAATTGCTTGGAATCACCGTAATCACAACAGACTTTAAAGCAATGGCAGAATCTGCAGCCTATATGGTTCTAAAAAATAAAAAAGAACAGGTGAATAATGTCTTTAAATATATTGAAAGGGATTCTTTGTAA
- a CDS encoding alpha-hydroxy acid oxidase, with amino-acid sequence MSFPFDTNYASLELLIEKAKKRMPRFAFEYLDGGCNENINRDRNTSELREVLLRPQYLNNNYSEANMETELFGKTYSAPFGISPVGLQGLMWPNAPEILAKAAFKHNIPFILSTVTTSSIERIAELTEGKAWYQLYHPREEWLRDDILDRCEASGYDVLCVLSDVPTFGYRAKEIRNGLAMPPQLNFRNISQALGRPEWCLEILKHGVPSFKTMEKYMDKNMNVKQLGQFMNSTFSGRLNSDRIKAIRDKWKGKLVIKGVASDEDAAEAVRLGFDGMIISNHGGRQLDAGESTIAVVKEISEKYKGQIKIMMDSGVRTGPDVARALSCGAEFTFMGRTFMYAVGALGEKGGDHIIEMLKMQFRQVMEQVCCDKPEDLQKFRVK; translated from the coding sequence ATGTCATTTCCATTTGATACCAATTACGCTTCTCTCGAATTATTGATTGAAAAAGCAAAAAAAAGAATGCCCCGTTTCGCTTTCGAATATTTGGATGGTGGATGCAACGAAAACATCAACCGAGACAGAAATACAAGCGAGCTAAGGGAAGTTTTGCTTCGTCCGCAATACCTGAACAATAATTATTCGGAAGCCAATATGGAAACTGAATTGTTCGGAAAGACTTATTCTGCACCTTTCGGAATTTCTCCTGTTGGTTTGCAAGGATTGATGTGGCCGAATGCTCCAGAAATTTTAGCGAAAGCCGCTTTTAAACATAATATTCCTTTTATTTTAAGTACGGTAACAACAAGTAGCATCGAAAGAATTGCTGAATTAACAGAGGGAAAAGCTTGGTACCAATTGTATCATCCCAGAGAAGAATGGTTACGTGATGATATTCTAGACCGTTGTGAAGCTTCAGGTTATGATGTGCTGTGTGTTTTATCAGATGTTCCTACTTTTGGATACAGAGCAAAGGAAATTAGAAACGGTTTGGCAATGCCGCCGCAACTGAATTTCAGAAATATTTCCCAGGCTTTAGGAAGACCTGAATGGTGTCTGGAAATTTTGAAACATGGTGTTCCCAGTTTTAAAACGATGGAAAAATACATGGATAAAAACATGAACGTAAAACAATTAGGACAGTTCATGAATTCCACTTTTTCAGGAAGATTAAATTCAGACAGAATTAAAGCCATCCGTGATAAATGGAAAGGGAAACTAGTCATTAAAGGTGTCGCTTCTGATGAAGATGCTGCAGAAGCAGTTCGGTTAGGTTTCGACGGAATGATCATCTCCAATCATGGCGGAAGACAGTTGGATGCAGGAGAATCTACGATCGCCGTTGTGAAAGAGATCAGCGAAAAATATAAAGGTCAGATCAAGATCATGATGGACAGCGGAGTGAGAACCGGTCCTGATGTTGCCCGAGCTTTAAGCTGTGGCGCAGAATTTACCTTTATGGGACGTACTTTTATGTATGCTGTAGGCGCTTTAGGCGAAAAAGGTGGCGACCATATTATTGAAATGCTTAAAATGCAATTCAGACAAGTAATGGAGCAGGTGTGCTGTGATAAGCCAGAAGATTTGCAGAAATTTAGAGTAAAGTAG
- a CDS encoding FGGY-family carbohydrate kinase, producing MSKKKVTIVFDIGKTNKKFFLFDKNYKEVVREYTELPLTTDEDGYPTEDLPALQNWIKENFNAILDDENFEVKAINFSTYGASFVHLDQKGNVLTPLYNYTKPMDQDILDLFYEKHGGKLKIARETASPQAGMLNSGLQLFWLKYKHPEVFKKIRYSLHLPQYLSYLFTGICVSEFTSIGCHTNLWDYDKADYHDWVYEEEIDALLPPIVPTSASINTSYRNKKIKIGVGIHDSSSALLPYILSKKEPFLLLSTGTWSISLNPFNDESLTDEDIENNCLNYMRIDGKRVKASRFFMGNEYKIQVEKLCDYYGKEYGFHREVRFDQDLYLRLMKHKAVYFRFEGIILKRKMITATDLNSFETFEEAYHQLMIELMDLQIHTIKNAIGNSDIKNIYIDGGFTDNDVFMKLMSHHFQHYNVMSTHSPLGSALGASMVISNKKIDETFLQQHYQMKVLQPLILNY from the coding sequence ATGTCCAAGAAAAAGGTAACCATCGTATTTGATATTGGAAAGACCAATAAAAAATTCTTTTTATTTGATAAAAATTATAAAGAAGTCGTTCGGGAATATACAGAATTACCGCTTACGACAGACGAAGACGGTTATCCCACAGAAGATCTTCCGGCATTGCAAAACTGGATAAAAGAAAACTTTAATGCCATTCTTGATGATGAAAATTTTGAAGTAAAAGCCATTAATTTTTCTACTTACGGAGCGAGTTTTGTACACCTCGATCAGAAAGGAAATGTTCTTACGCCTTTGTACAATTACACCAAACCGATGGATCAGGATATTCTTGATCTATTCTACGAAAAACACGGCGGAAAATTAAAAATTGCCCGTGAAACAGCGTCTCCACAAGCAGGAATGTTGAACTCTGGTTTGCAGTTGTTTTGGTTAAAATATAAACATCCGGAAGTTTTCAAAAAAATTCGTTACAGCTTACATTTACCACAATATTTATCGTATTTATTTACCGGGATTTGTGTTTCAGAATTTACGTCGATCGGCTGTCATACCAATCTTTGGGATTACGACAAAGCAGATTATCACGATTGGGTTTACGAAGAAGAAATTGATGCTTTATTGCCTCCAATCGTCCCAACTTCTGCGAGTATCAATACGTCTTACAGAAATAAAAAAATTAAGATCGGTGTCGGTATTCACGACAGTTCTTCAGCGTTATTACCTTATATTTTAAGCAAAAAAGAACCGTTTTTACTGCTTTCAACAGGAACATGGAGTATTTCTCTGAATCCTTTTAACGATGAAAGTTTAACGGATGAAGATATTGAAAACAATTGCCTGAACTATATGCGAATCGATGGGAAACGTGTGAAAGCATCACGTTTTTTCATGGGGAATGAATATAAAATTCAGGTCGAAAAACTCTGCGATTATTACGGAAAAGAATATGGTTTTCACAGAGAAGTAAGATTTGACCAGGATTTATACCTTCGTTTGATGAAACATAAAGCGGTCTATTTCCGTTTTGAAGGTATTATTTTAAAAAGAAAAATGATTACTGCAACAGATCTTAATTCATTCGAAACTTTCGAGGAAGCTTATCATCAATTAATGATTGAACTGATGGATTTACAGATTCATACGATTAAAAATGCAATCGGAAATTCAGATATAAAAAATATTTACATTGATGGGGGATTTACAGACAATGACGTCTTTATGAAACTGATGTCACATCATTTTCAGCATTATAATGTAATGTCTACTCATTCTCCGCTGGGTTCTGCATTGGGAGCTTCAATGGTAATTTCCAATAAAAAAATAGACGAAACTTTTCTACAACAGCATTATCAAATGAAAGTGCTTCAACCGTTAATTTTAAATTATTAA
- a CDS encoding TIM barrel protein → MIIGKDIIEQYNKNEVENFNSDFDFLQNKLTKAGSNVAEIVNKIADFQVAIPSWALGAGGTRFGRFSYGGEPSSLEQKLDDVGLIHALTHSAGAISLHIPWDIPTDVKAIKEKATSHGLVFDAMNSNTFQDQPNAKQSYKFGSLNAANEDARAYAVEHNKEVIRIGKELDSKSLTVWLADGSSFPGQLNFQTALAKTEQSLKEIYSDLPEDWKLFIEYKPYEPNFYSTTIQDWGTSFMLANACGDRAYTLVDLGHHLPNSNIEQIVATLMYKGKLGGFHFNDSKYGDDDLTVGSIKPYALFLIFNELVYGMENNPNNPYPAWMIDASHNIKDPLEDLLQSLEAILIAYAQALLVNQKALKEAQQNNDVVLAQDILQNAYRTDVRPLLRAARLQTGAALDPIATYRNLKVREQLISERGLNVKATGL, encoded by the coding sequence ATGATCATAGGAAAAGATATCATTGAACAATACAATAAAAACGAAGTCGAAAACTTTAATTCAGACTTTGATTTTCTTCAAAATAAATTAACAAAAGCAGGCTCAAATGTTGCTGAAATCGTCAACAAAATTGCTGACTTCCAGGTAGCGATTCCGAGTTGGGCTTTAGGCGCTGGAGGAACCCGTTTCGGAAGATTTTCTTACGGTGGCGAACCATCTTCTTTAGAACAAAAGTTAGATGATGTAGGTTTAATTCACGCTTTAACGCATTCTGCAGGTGCTATTTCTCTTCATATTCCTTGGGATATTCCCACTGATGTGAAAGCAATTAAAGAAAAAGCAACATCTCACGGATTGGTTTTCGATGCAATGAATTCAAACACATTTCAAGACCAACCGAATGCAAAACAATCGTATAAATTTGGTTCTTTAAATGCTGCGAATGAAGACGCAAGAGCTTACGCAGTTGAACACAACAAAGAAGTAATCAGAATTGGAAAAGAATTAGATTCAAAAAGTTTAACCGTTTGGTTGGCAGATGGATCAAGTTTCCCGGGACAGTTGAATTTCCAGACTGCTTTGGCTAAAACTGAACAAAGTTTAAAAGAAATCTATTCAGATCTACCGGAAGACTGGAAATTGTTCATCGAATACAAACCATACGAACCGAATTTCTATTCAACAACCATCCAGGATTGGGGAACTTCTTTTATGCTGGCAAATGCTTGTGGAGACAGAGCCTATACTTTGGTAGATCTTGGTCATCATTTACCAAACTCAAACATCGAACAAATCGTTGCAACCCTAATGTACAAAGGAAAATTAGGAGGTTTCCATTTCAACGACAGCAAATATGGTGATGATGATTTAACGGTTGGGTCGATTAAACCTTATGCTTTATTTTTGATTTTCAACGAATTGGTGTACGGAATGGAAAACAATCCAAACAATCCTTACCCGGCTTGGATGATCGATGCAAGTCATAACATCAAAGATCCTTTAGAAGATTTATTACAATCTTTGGAAGCAATCTTAATCGCTTATGCACAGGCACTTTTAGTAAATCAGAAAGCATTGAAAGAAGCACAGCAAAATAACGATGTGGTTTTGGCTCAGGATATTTTGCAGAACGCATACAGAACTGATGTTCGTCCGTTATTAAGAGCGGCGAGATTACAGACAGGGGCGGCTTTAGACCCAATCGCAACATACAGAAACCTTAAAGTAAGAGAGCAATTGATTTCCGAAAGAGGTTTAAATGTAAAAGCAACAGGATTATAA